The proteins below come from a single Deltaproteobacteria bacterium genomic window:
- a CDS encoding cyclic nucleotide-binding domain-containing protein has protein sequence MRKKVERLWSKRKLVDAIGLQRQICQSDAKNADEWQRLAELASAAGVTELELAARFEASKLQRVGPDEWVALADRAMAAGFVRDAMDARFRAADACATLGQSRRAIMLFDQVLALDPDHQAARRIRQVVQARLARAEAQNDGAARRPNTARSGSSPSLDGASSSPGSSSTPASSRPGSSSTPASSYTPTPTPDRASPASSTPAPVATTMDELADEVRRAEEETRVLDGPPPLPPTAEPASAAEPASPDAAAVASAAEPESRDQPMTPSSPTKEPSEEGVDPSDDHVDEREDEREDAREDERGDDLDWEETTFTRLGHGAPSSGVSALEAELDETDALQSLDEDTNTQWAPANPDLGSEGAPTVARFVCETQPWPTVLDQHCLLFVGMNDVVPESLLELAEPVSLAEGALVYRQGTPGELLYLLEHGDLRIGRERGRLEDLGTIPAGCFFGEAGSIARMPSTVSIWTTQPCELKVISRERLRPLMGEANDALAAMVQSLRGWYLETVTRISPILEHCRKKEATLADDEGLVSFTPGQSLVVPGAAAKLFVLLSGVAQVAVDGANGLAVLGHLCAGDLVGELSPSPVAVTAVTHTSALVIDRRRLGRLPESLQEALDARYRACEAVLAAHGGAKAPL, from the coding sequence TTGCGCAAGAAGGTAGAGCGCCTCTGGTCCAAGAGAAAGCTCGTGGACGCCATTGGGCTGCAGCGGCAGATCTGCCAGTCGGACGCGAAGAATGCCGACGAGTGGCAACGCCTCGCCGAGCTCGCCAGCGCCGCCGGCGTGACGGAGCTCGAGCTCGCGGCGCGCTTCGAGGCCTCCAAGCTCCAGAGAGTGGGCCCCGACGAGTGGGTGGCGCTCGCGGACCGCGCCATGGCGGCGGGCTTCGTGCGCGACGCGATGGACGCGCGCTTCCGCGCGGCGGACGCCTGCGCCACCCTCGGTCAGAGCCGACGCGCGATCATGCTCTTCGACCAGGTCCTGGCGCTCGACCCGGACCATCAGGCCGCGCGACGGATCCGTCAGGTGGTGCAGGCCCGGCTGGCGCGTGCGGAAGCGCAGAACGACGGGGCCGCCCGACGCCCGAACACGGCGCGCTCCGGCAGCTCCCCGAGCCTCGACGGCGCCTCGTCGAGCCCGGGCTCGTCGTCCACCCCGGCCTCGTCGCGCCCAGGCTCCTCGTCCACCCCGGCCTCGTCGTATACGCCGACCCCGACCCCCGACCGCGCTTCGCCTGCCTCGTCGACGCCGGCCCCCGTGGCAACCACCATGGACGAGCTGGCCGACGAAGTCCGTCGCGCCGAAGAAGAAACCCGCGTTCTCGACGGACCACCTCCACTGCCGCCCACCGCGGAGCCCGCGTCCGCCGCCGAACCAGCGTCGCCCGACGCGGCGGCGGTGGCGAGCGCCGCCGAGCCCGAGAGCCGTGACCAGCCGATGACGCCCAGCTCGCCCACGAAGGAGCCCTCCGAGGAGGGCGTGGACCCAAGTGACGACCACGTAGACGAGCGCGAAGACGAGCGCGAAGACGCTCGCGAAGACGAGCGCGGCGACGACCTCGATTGGGAGGAGACGACCTTCACGCGCCTCGGCCACGGCGCGCCGAGCTCGGGGGTCAGCGCGCTCGAGGCCGAGCTCGACGAGACCGACGCGCTCCAGTCTCTCGACGAGGACACCAACACGCAGTGGGCCCCGGCCAACCCGGACCTGGGCAGCGAGGGGGCGCCCACCGTCGCACGCTTCGTCTGCGAGACGCAGCCCTGGCCCACGGTGCTCGACCAGCACTGCCTCCTCTTCGTCGGCATGAACGACGTGGTGCCGGAGAGCCTGCTCGAACTCGCCGAGCCGGTGTCGCTCGCCGAGGGGGCGCTCGTCTACCGCCAGGGTACCCCCGGCGAGCTGCTCTACCTGCTCGAGCACGGCGACCTCCGCATCGGGCGCGAGCGGGGGAGGCTCGAGGACCTGGGCACCATCCCCGCGGGGTGCTTCTTCGGCGAGGCGGGGTCGATCGCGCGCATGCCGAGCACCGTGAGCATCTGGACCACGCAGCCCTGCGAGCTCAAGGTGATCTCGCGCGAGCGCCTGCGCCCCCTGATGGGCGAGGCGAACGACGCCCTGGCGGCGATGGTCCAGTCGCTGCGCGGCTGGTACCTCGAGACGGTCACGCGCATCTCCCCCATCCTCGAGCACTGCCGCAAGAAGGAAGCCACGCTCGCCGACGACGAGGGGCTGGTCTCCTTCACCCCGGGGCAGTCGCTCGTCGTCCCGGGGGCCGCGGCCAAGCTGTTCGTGCTGCTCTCGGGGGTGGCGCAGGTGGCGGTAGACGGGGCGAACGGGCTGGCGGTGCTCGGCCACCTCTGCGCCGGCGATCTGGTGGGCGAGCTCTCCCCGTCGCCGGTGGCGGTGACGGCGGTGACGCACACCTCGGCGCTGGTCATCGACCGACGCCGCCTCGGCCGCCTCCCCGAGAGCCTGCAGGAGGCGCTCGACGCCCGGTACCGGGCCTGCGAGGCGGTCCTCGCGGCGCACGGCGGGGCCAAGGCGCCCTTGTAG
- a CDS encoding ABC transporter permease, whose amino-acid sequence MSSLKLCVFVALRQLWDRRLLNAIAISGVALGVITLITMNGLMQGFQDKFMIEMLRISPHVILFSKELGQKETVLQQYEGRLDLVAQIWHEQASSRFTRIKRPSDLIREFEALPGIQAVCDSLVGQAILSYGTKDLGVDLRGVRPRTQDRCTPVSGYVQDGAWRDLAATPDSVALGSGVAKDLQVKLGDQVRLAVPGGRAISLKVVAIFDVGIPAVDKSRIYVDLLTAQTVLGRPNVIGQLEVRLDDPFTSEAWAARLERMTGHDAQSWEEANLNFLDLFRIQDLIIALVIGGILTVGGFGILAIQLMIVLGKTRDISILRAVGLRSRDILFIFVLQGAVISLLGAALGDLVGWRLVEFLADLDLPMEGIVKSRKFLIAKNPMFYVYGAVFALLVGIAASILPAWRASRVEPVAVLRGEIT is encoded by the coding sequence ATGAGCTCGCTGAAGCTCTGCGTCTTCGTCGCGCTGCGGCAACTCTGGGATCGGCGCCTGCTCAACGCCATCGCCATCAGCGGCGTGGCCCTGGGCGTGATCACGCTGATCACCATGAACGGGCTGATGCAGGGCTTTCAGGACAAGTTCATGATCGAGATGCTGCGCATCTCGCCGCACGTGATCCTCTTCAGCAAGGAGCTGGGGCAGAAGGAGACGGTGCTGCAGCAGTACGAGGGACGGCTCGACCTCGTGGCGCAGATCTGGCACGAGCAGGCCAGCTCGCGCTTCACCCGCATCAAACGACCGAGCGACCTGATCCGCGAGTTCGAGGCGCTCCCCGGCATCCAGGCCGTCTGCGACAGCCTCGTCGGACAGGCCATCCTCTCCTACGGGACGAAGGACCTCGGGGTGGACCTGCGCGGCGTGCGCCCGAGGACGCAGGACCGCTGCACCCCCGTCTCGGGGTACGTGCAGGACGGGGCGTGGAGGGACCTGGCGGCGACGCCGGACAGCGTGGCCCTCGGCTCGGGCGTGGCGAAGGATCTGCAGGTGAAGCTCGGCGACCAGGTGCGTCTCGCCGTCCCCGGCGGTCGCGCGATCTCGCTCAAGGTGGTCGCGATCTTCGACGTCGGCATCCCGGCGGTCGACAAGTCGCGCATCTACGTGGACCTGCTCACCGCGCAGACGGTCCTCGGGCGACCGAACGTGATCGGCCAGCTCGAGGTGCGGCTCGACGACCCGTTCACCTCGGAGGCCTGGGCCGCGCGCCTCGAGCGCATGACGGGGCACGACGCGCAGAGCTGGGAGGAGGCGAACCTGAACTTCCTCGACCTGTTCCGCATCCAGGACCTGATCATCGCGCTCGTCATCGGCGGCATCCTGACCGTCGGCGGCTTCGGGATTCTGGCCATCCAGCTCATGATCGTGCTCGGCAAGACGCGGGACATCTCGATCTTGCGCGCGGTGGGCCTCCGCTCGCGCGACATCCTCTTCATCTTCGTGCTGCAGGGCGCGGTGATCTCGCTCCTCGGCGCGGCCCTCGGCGACCTCGTCGGCTGGCGCCTGGTCGAGTTCCTCGCCGACCTCGACCTGCCGATGGAAGGCATCGTCAAGAGCCGTAAGTTCCTCATCGCCAAGAACCCCATGTTCTACGTCTACGGGGCGGTCTTCGCCCTCCTCGTCGGCATCGCCGCGAGCATCCTCCCCGCCTGGCGCGCCTCGCGCGTCGAACCCGTGGCCGTCTTGCGCGGCGAAATTACCTGA
- a CDS encoding NAD(+)/NADH kinase: protein MQIQRVLVVHRKSLYQIYVREHRDRAVKSALRRGDPVAQRLLASHRTQEASLATTRRTLRSRGVRAEYCWRGEARGVKGFDLVISVGGDGTVLDTAQHIVEGPPLLGLNSDPPNSVGALCAGTADQLDALLDAVSSGALVPTRLTRLRVRLEGRDLFGPCLNDVLFAHACPADMTRFELGALPLDELPERGRLLPDGVLVPVRSSGLWVATAAGSTGGIHSAGGRTYAPHSRRVQYLVREPYAGPGRARRSRGSASFGPKEALVVVCHVRRGMIWADGAHRRHVVPYGQTLVIDSHPSSLELVLRRG, encoded by the coding sequence GTGCAGATCCAGCGCGTGCTCGTCGTTCATCGCAAGAGCCTCTACCAGATCTATGTGCGCGAGCACCGCGACCGCGCGGTGAAGAGCGCGCTTCGCCGCGGGGATCCGGTGGCGCAGCGCCTCCTCGCGAGTCATCGGACGCAGGAGGCCTCGCTCGCGACGACGCGCCGCACGCTCCGCTCGCGGGGGGTGCGTGCGGAGTACTGCTGGCGCGGGGAGGCGCGAGGGGTGAAGGGGTTCGATCTGGTCATCTCCGTGGGAGGAGACGGGACGGTCCTGGATACGGCCCAGCACATCGTGGAGGGGCCTCCGCTGCTCGGGCTCAACTCCGATCCTCCAAACAGCGTCGGGGCGCTCTGCGCCGGCACCGCGGACCAGCTCGACGCCCTGCTCGACGCCGTGAGCTCGGGGGCGCTCGTGCCCACCCGCCTTACCCGCCTGCGCGTGCGCCTCGAGGGGCGCGACCTCTTCGGGCCGTGCCTGAACGACGTGCTCTTCGCCCACGCGTGTCCGGCGGACATGACGCGTTTCGAGCTCGGGGCGCTCCCTCTCGACGAGCTGCCCGAGCGCGGGCGCCTGCTCCCCGACGGCGTGCTCGTGCCCGTGCGCAGCTCCGGGCTCTGGGTGGCCACGGCCGCCGGTTCCACGGGGGGCATCCATTCGGCCGGTGGGCGGACCTACGCGCCGCACTCGCGACGGGTGCAATACCTCGTGCGCGAGCCCTACGCGGGACCGGGACGGGCGCGAAGGAGCCGCGGGTCGGCGAGCTTCGGCCCGAAGGAGGCGCTCGTGGTGGTCTGTCACGTGCGCCGCGGCATGATCTGGGCCGACGGGGCGCACCGCCGGCACGTCGTGCCGTACGGACAGACGCTGGTCATCGACAGCCATCCCTCCTCCCTCGAGCTGGTGCTTCGCCGGGGATAG
- a CDS encoding J domain-containing protein, which produces MDEEQLKARIGQIHADLEDYTYYELLNLDPAASPDDVQAAFHRMALSMHPDRYQTHADGELRRQIYAIYKRVAEAYRVLMDPESRKAYGEALGRGEKRLAQVERQRTGPKRAEDTIDHPQGRKYFLMGQEAERRGDKKTARLHYKFAKDLVGDHPTVLARLAALDAAEKK; this is translated from the coding sequence ATGGACGAGGAACAGCTCAAGGCCCGCATCGGGCAGATCCACGCCGATCTCGAGGACTACACCTATTACGAGCTATTGAACCTGGACCCCGCGGCCTCGCCCGACGACGTGCAGGCGGCCTTTCACCGCATGGCGCTCTCGATGCACCCCGACCGCTACCAGACGCACGCGGACGGCGAGCTGCGCCGGCAGATCTACGCCATCTACAAGCGCGTGGCCGAGGCCTACCGGGTGCTCATGGATCCCGAGAGCCGCAAGGCCTACGGCGAGGCGCTCGGGCGCGGCGAGAAACGGCTCGCGCAGGTCGAGCGGCAGCGCACGGGTCCGAAGCGAGCGGAAGACACCATCGACCACCCGCAGGGGCGCAAGTACTTCCTCATGGGGCAGGAGGCCGAGCGCCGGGGCGACAAGAAGACCGCCCGCCTGCACTACAAGTTCGCGAAGGACCTGGTGGGGGACCACCCGACGGTGCTCGCCCGTCTGGCCGCCCTCGACGCCGCGGAGAAGAAGTAG
- a CDS encoding efflux RND transporter periplasmic adaptor subunit translates to MSDRPRGPRKKGRLLALLLLVLVAGAILYKVTRLEAVKVARVARGTAIEAVYAVGTVEPVDVANLKARVSGPVLRLLVKEGDPVKAGQLLAEIDAPGLAFDVERGQADFRAARSRASSAPQLEMLRSNEKALTSELAQARRDLERVRRLSQSGVLSPQELERARTQVQTNEARLAANRAQQRDTQIAMRSDVDRAKAGVASLRARANERDLRAPLDGQVLKLHVERGETVAMNQNLLRIGDAGRLRIEAEVDEADMGRVRLGMPAAVRLYAFRDRAIRAHVSRISPAADRERKSFSVHFDFDDKVEGLRPGMTAEVNVIIRRKEAVLLCPIEALRDGVAWVVDTEGRLSERKVELGIRDVTRAEVVSGLADGERVVLGVKGAPQTGRRVAPTEVPTSPSAGQGSGAGLAANVK, encoded by the coding sequence GTGAGCGACCGTCCGCGAGGCCCTCGTAAGAAGGGCCGCCTGCTAGCCTTGCTCCTGCTCGTCCTCGTGGCGGGCGCCATCCTCTACAAGGTCACGCGCCTCGAGGCGGTGAAGGTCGCGCGCGTGGCCCGGGGAACCGCGATCGAGGCCGTGTACGCGGTGGGCACCGTCGAGCCGGTGGACGTGGCCAACCTCAAGGCGCGCGTCTCCGGGCCCGTGCTGCGCCTGCTCGTCAAGGAGGGCGACCCCGTCAAGGCCGGCCAGCTCCTCGCCGAGATCGACGCCCCCGGCCTCGCCTTCGACGTGGAGCGCGGGCAGGCCGACTTCCGGGCCGCGCGGTCGCGCGCCAGCTCCGCCCCGCAGCTCGAGATGCTGCGCAGCAACGAGAAGGCCCTCACCTCCGAACTCGCGCAGGCCCGGCGCGACCTCGAGCGGGTGCGTCGCCTGAGCCAGTCGGGCGTGCTCAGCCCGCAGGAGCTCGAACGCGCGCGTACGCAGGTTCAAACGAACGAGGCGCGCCTCGCCGCCAATCGCGCGCAGCAGCGGGATACGCAGATCGCCATGCGCAGCGACGTCGACCGGGCCAAGGCCGGGGTGGCCAGCCTGCGCGCCCGGGCCAACGAACGCGACCTCCGAGCGCCGCTCGACGGCCAGGTCCTGAAGCTGCACGTCGAACGCGGCGAGACGGTGGCCATGAATCAGAACCTGCTGCGCATCGGTGACGCGGGGCGGCTGCGCATCGAGGCCGAGGTGGACGAAGCGGACATGGGCCGCGTGCGCCTCGGGATGCCGGCCGCGGTGCGCCTCTACGCCTTCAGAGACCGGGCGATCAGGGCCCACGTCTCGCGCATCTCTCCGGCCGCCGACCGCGAGCGGAAGTCCTTCTCGGTCCACTTCGACTTCGACGACAAGGTCGAGGGGCTCCGTCCCGGCATGACCGCCGAGGTGAACGTGATCATCCGCCGCAAGGAGGCGGTGCTCCTTTGCCCGATCGAGGCGCTGCGCGACGGGGTGGCCTGGGTCGTGGACACCGAGGGTCGCCTCTCCGAGCGCAAGGTCGAGCTCGGCATTCGCGACGTCACGCGGGCCGAGGTGGTGAGCGGGCTGGCCGACGGGGAGCGCGTGGTGCTCGGCGTGAAGGGGGCGCCCCAGACCGGACGCCGCGTCGCACCGACCGAGGTGCCGACGAGTCCCTCCGCCGGCCAAGGCTCGGGCGCCGGCCTGGCGGCCAACGTGAAATGA
- a CDS encoding response regulator transcription factor yields MSYRVLLVEDEPLVAERLSRALKGQGHEVAVANTLADAGAWLERAAEPTNSPWDVVLLDLRLPDGDGETLIEGLQRLPVPPAVAVLSGVIDSERVLRLNLRGIIAIPKPLTPETLLNLVDTLGAGERCLFEVEAFAKEHRLSQRESELLRLAAVGVADREAAERMKCVLGTIGTYWKRILRKTDSATQRQALLKLCQFSLSRRFPLRAK; encoded by the coding sequence ATGTCGTACCGCGTGCTCCTCGTTGAGGACGAGCCGCTCGTCGCCGAGCGGCTCTCCCGCGCCCTGAAGGGGCAGGGGCACGAGGTGGCCGTGGCCAACACGCTCGCCGACGCGGGGGCGTGGCTGGAGAGGGCCGCGGAGCCGACGAATTCTCCCTGGGACGTGGTGCTGCTCGATCTCCGCCTGCCCGACGGGGACGGCGAGACCCTCATCGAGGGTCTCCAGAGGCTCCCGGTACCCCCCGCCGTGGCCGTCCTCTCCGGGGTCATCGACAGCGAGCGCGTCCTGCGGCTGAACCTGCGCGGCATCATCGCCATCCCGAAGCCGCTCACGCCGGAGACCCTGCTCAACCTCGTGGATACCCTCGGCGCAGGTGAGCGCTGCCTTTTCGAGGTGGAGGCCTTCGCCAAGGAGCATCGCCTGAGCCAGCGCGAGAGCGAGCTCCTGCGGCTGGCGGCCGTCGGGGTCGCCGACCGCGAGGCGGCCGAGCGCATGAAGTGCGTGCTCGGCACCATCGGCACCTACTGGAAGCGCATCCTCCGCAAGACCGACTCGGCGACGCAGCGCCAGGCCCTGCTCAAGCTCTGTCAGTTCTCGCTCAGTCGGCGCTTCCCGCTCCGCGCCAAGTAG